Proteins from one Falco cherrug isolate bFalChe1 chromosome 7, bFalChe1.pri, whole genome shotgun sequence genomic window:
- the NMB gene encoding neuromedin-B encodes MAARRCLLLLLCGAALGPAVRLDLAEHRNQVAKIKVNPRGSLWATGHFMGKKSVTGSPHLESPVEPAVPLAFGPSLRALLEDVMELLTRELLKILLQERLLDENQGKYDLTEQETGLLTKVLEKYFSN; translated from the exons ATGGCGGCGCGGCGCTGCCTCCTACTGCTGCTGTGCGGCGCCGCGCTGGGCCCCGCCGTCCGCCTCGACCTGGCCGAGCACCGCAACCAGGTGGCCAAGATCAAGGTCAACCCCCGCGGCAGCCTCTGGGCCACAG GTCACTTCATGGGGAAGAAGAGCGTCACGGGCTCCCCGCACCTGGAGTCGCCGGTGGAGCCTGCAGTGCCATTGGCCTTCGGTCCTTCTCTCAGAGCTTTGCTGGAGGACGTGATGGAACTGCTTACCCGTGAGCTCCTGAAAATCCTCCTGCAGGAGAGACTTTTGGATGAGAACCAAGGAAAATATGACCTCACTGAACAG GAGACGGGGCTTTTAACAAAGGTGCTggagaagtatttttcaaactga